From a region of the Oncorhynchus mykiss isolate Arlee chromosome 32, USDA_OmykA_1.1, whole genome shotgun sequence genome:
- the LOC100499586 gene encoding akirin 1(2b): MACGATLKRSIEFEALHSPQSPKRRRCNPLPGTPVNPSPKRCNLLSATGDSSMSPQSTCGGEHRLTPEQIVQNLRQEYSRYQRRCQLEEAFNQSESQTPSDGQGQSSGFMAPSSPSGVSMKRDQPCFTLRQVGSLCERILKDHEETICEEYEQILNTKLAEQYESFVKFTHDQIMRQYSARPSSYVS; this comes from the exons ATGGCGTGCGGAGCTACTTTGAAGCGTTCAATTGAGTTTGAGGCCCTTCACAGCCCTCAATCTCCAAAACGGCGAAGGTGCAACCCTCTGCCAGGGACCCCAGTCAACCCCTCGCCAAAGCGGTGTAACCTGCTTTCTGCTACCGGTGACAGTTCGATGTCTCCCCAATCAACTTGTGGAGGAGAACATAGACTTACCCCAG AGCAGATTGTCCAGAATCTTAGGCAAGAATATAGCCGTTACCAGCGACGGTGCCAACTTGAGGAGGCCTTCAACCAGAGTGAGTCCCAGACTCCAAGTGATGGCCAAGGACAAAGCTCTGGTTTCATGGCACCAAGCTCCCCATCAG GAGTGTCTATGAAGAGGGACCAGCCCTGCTTCACATTGCGCCAGGTAGGCTCCCTGTGTGAACGAATCCTCAAGGACCACGAGGAGACCATCTGTGAAGAGTATGAACAGATCCTGAACACTAAGCTGGCGG AACAATATGAATCGTTTGTGAAGTTCACACATGACCAGATCATGCGACAATATAGCGCTAGACCCTCCAGCT ATGTCTCATGA
- the LOC110489444 gene encoding gap junction alpha-9 protein-like, whose amino-acid sequence MGDWNFLGGILEEVHIHSTMVGKTWLTILFIFRMLALGVAAEGVWNDEQADFICNTEQPGCRNVCYDRAFPISLIRYWVLQVIFVSSPSLVYMGHAIYQLRALEKTRHTKKAALRRELEAVEVELIEVRRRIEREMRQLDLGKLNKAPLRGSLLQTYVAHIITRSVVEVGFMLCQYLLYGHHLDPLFKCKREPCPNVVDCFVSRPTEKNIFMMFMQGIAAVSLFLSLLEIMHLSYKKLKKGILAYQTHLKDDLDDYYVSKSKRNSVVQQVNMGATSVGPKPTIHTAQSGYTFLLEKQGNGPTYPPLNASSAFVPIQGDPGVKPGTDSHNTDSKEGVLPSPTEHNSNSNTSSEMTRSPYVDEPEDLVMHPRPYHMDPLPCHVDPLAHLPHHVGFNSQGSEYPGVDASSCPTLSVIVRKPRRVSAPWNCSTVVEGNGSNSGDSYPGTIRMKPRCSLAASRARAFSKPDLKRMSRPHSPDSIGELRSASRHSRDGNSPSVCSPNHHMSLASNATSRRAPGDLQI is encoded by the coding sequence ATGGGAGATTGGAACTTCCTCGGTGGGATCTTGGAGGAAGTGCATATCCACTCTACCATGGTGGGAAAGACCTGGCTGACCATCCTCTTCATCTTCCGGATGCTAGCACTTGGCGTTGCTGCAGAAGGCGTGTGGAACGATGAGCAGGCCGACTTCATCTGCAACACAGAACAGCCAGGGTGCCGCAATGTGTGCTACGACCGagccttccccatctctctcatccGCTACTGGGTTCTCCAGGTCATCTTCGTCTCCTCGCCCTCTCTGGTTTACATGGGCCACGCCATCTACCAGCTGCGAGCTCTGGAGAAGACGCGTCACACTAAAAAGGCGGCTCTGCGTCGGGAGCTGGAGGCGGTGGAAGTGGAGCTGATTGAGGTGCGGAGACGTATCGAGAGGGAGATGAGACAACTGGATCTGGGGAAGCTCAACAAGGCCCCGCTGAGGGGGTCCCTGCTACAGACCTACGTGGCCCACATCATCACTCGGTCTGTGGTGGAGGTGGGCTTCATGCTGTGCCAGTACCTCCTTTATGGCCACCACCTGGACCCTCTATTTAAGTGCAAGAGGGAGCCCTGCCCAAATGTGGTGGACTGCTTTGTCTCCAGGCCCACGGAAAAAAACATATTCATGATGTTCATGCAGGGCATCGCCGCCGTGTCCCTCTTCCTCAGCCTCTTGGAGATCATGCACCTGAGCTACAAGAAGCTCAAGAAGGGCATCCTGGCCTATCAaacacatctcaaggatgacctgGATGACTACTATGTTAGCAAGTCCAAAAGAAACTCTGTTGTGCAACAGGTTAACATGGGGGCCACCTCTGTGGGCCCCAAGCCTACTATCCACACAGCACAGAGTGGGTACACATTCCTGCTAGAGAAGCAGGGTAATGGACCCACGTATCCCCCCCTCAATGCCTCTTCTGCCTTTGTTCCCATTCAGGGGGACCCTGGAGTCAAGCCAGGTACTGACAgccacaatacagacagtaaggaGGGAGTGTTGCCAAGTCCTACTGAGCACAACAGCAACTCAAACACCAGCAGTGAGATGACTCGGTCTCCCTATGTGGATGAGCCAGAGGACCTTGTCATGCACCCTCGACCCTATCACATGGATCCTCTACCCTGCCACGTAGATCCTCTCGCCCATCTCCCCCACCATGTGGGCTTCAATTCACAGGGCTCTGAGTACCCCGGGGTAGATGCCTCCTCATGTCCGACCCTTTCGGTCATTGTGAGGAAACCACGACGGGTCAGTGCCCCATGGAACTGTTCCACAGTGGTGGAAGGGAATGGCTCAAATAGTGGGGACTCTTACCCTGGGACAATAAGAATGAAGCCACGCTGCAGCTTAGCTGCCAGCAGAGCCAGGGCCTTCTCTAAGCCGGACCTCAAGAGAATGAGCAGACCTCATAGCCCGGACTCAATAGGAGAGCTGAGGTCTGCGTCCCGGCACAGCCGCGATGGCAACAGTCCTTCTGTCTGCTCTCCCAACCACCATATGTCATTGGCAAGTAACGCCACAAGCAGACGAGCTCCAGGCGACCTGCAGATCTAA
- the LOC110488074 gene encoding c-Myc-binding protein: MSYYRGSESKREQFRRYLEKAGVLDTLTNVLVALYEETEKPNNALDFLKHHLGVAGVETADAETLRLGVSELQQKCDLLMEENKELRKRLLQYEPTPEDGAAE, from the exons ATGTCCTATTACAGA GGTTCTGAATCTAAGAGGGAACAATTTCGAAGGTATCTCGAAAAAGCGGGTGTTCTTGACACTCTCACCAATG TGTTGGTGGCCCTATACGAAGAGACAGAGAAACCTAATAATGCTTTGGA CTTTCTAAAGCATCACCTTGGTGTGGCTGGTGTGGAGACAGCAGATGCCGAGACCCTCCGTTTGGGGGTGTCTGAGCTACAGCAGAAGTGTGATCTGCTCATGGAGGAAAACAAAGAACTCAGAAAGAGG CTTCTGCAGTATGAACCAACACCTGAGGATGGAGCAGCGGAGTAA